The following are from one region of the Flavobacteriaceae bacterium UJ101 genome:
- the parC gene encoding DNA topoisomerase 4 subunit (Topoisomerase IV is essential for chromosome segregation. It relaxes supercoiled DNA. Performs the decatenation events required during the replication of a circular DNA molecule; Belongs to the topoisomerase GyrA/ParC subunit family. ParC type 1 subfamily.; KEGG: coc:Coch_0441 topoisomerase IV subunit A; Other isomerases): MIENSENPIPQDESIQKISGMYESWFLDYASYVILERAIPSIYDGLKPVQRRILHSMKELDDGRYNKVANIVGNTMKYHPHGDAAISDAIVQLGQKELLIDTQGNWGNILTGDRAAASRYIEARLTKFALDVVFNPKTTEWQSSYDGRNKEPIDLPVKFPLLLAQGVEGIAVGLSTKILPHNFNELIDASIKHLKGKSFKLFPDFLTSGMADVSNYNDGKRGGKVRIRARIGQQDKNTLVINEIPYGTTTSSLIDSILKANDKGKIKIKKIEDNTAANVEILIHLPSGVSPDKMIDALYAFTDCEVSISPLCCVIDNNKPIFVGVSEILKRNTDNTVQLLKQELEIALNEYQEQWHFASLERIFIEKRIYRDIEEEETWEGVLKAIDTGLKPHIKHLVRDVTEEDITRLTEIRIKRISKFDLDKAQQHIQSLEEKIAAVKNNLENLIDYAIDYFKTIKAKYGKEKERKTELRIFDEIQKTKVAIANTKFYVNREEGFIGTSLRRDEFLFECSDIDNIIIFRKDGTMMVTKVDTKTFVGKGIIHVAVWKKKDKRTVYNLIYRDGKIGYNYMKRFSVTSITRDKEYNLTQGNKGSQILYFTANPNGEAEIVTVYLKALQKVKKLRFDIDFTELAIKGQGVKGNLVSKYPIKKVELKEAGISTLAARKIWFDDTVRRLNVDQRGEFLGEFQANDKILTINQSGVAKLISFDLGNHFEDDMLIIEKWNPKKPVSCVYYDAEKERYYIKRFLLDDTPNPQPFFFLEDSKSFIELILTDYIPIIEIVYRKERGKEQETEQVNVSEFITVKGIKAQGNTLTTGTVNQINALDPLPYTEEVSNEASHDSQTELNF; the protein is encoded by the coding sequence ATGATAGAGAACTCAGAAAACCCTATACCACAAGACGAAAGCATTCAAAAAATTTCTGGAATGTATGAATCATGGTTTTTAGACTATGCTTCCTACGTTATCTTAGAACGTGCCATTCCATCTATATATGATGGATTGAAACCTGTGCAAAGGAGAATTCTGCACTCTATGAAAGAATTGGATGATGGCCGTTACAATAAAGTAGCCAATATTGTAGGTAATACCATGAAATATCATCCCCACGGTGATGCCGCAATTTCTGATGCTATTGTTCAATTAGGTCAAAAAGAATTACTCATCGATACCCAAGGAAACTGGGGAAATATCTTAACAGGAGATAGAGCCGCTGCTTCACGTTATATTGAAGCACGACTTACCAAATTTGCTCTTGATGTCGTTTTTAATCCTAAAACTACAGAATGGCAGTCTTCTTATGATGGAAGAAATAAGGAACCCATTGATTTACCTGTTAAATTTCCTTTACTCTTGGCTCAAGGTGTAGAAGGAATTGCTGTTGGATTATCTACTAAAATTTTACCTCATAACTTTAACGAATTAATTGATGCTTCAATTAAACACTTAAAAGGAAAATCGTTTAAACTTTTTCCTGATTTTTTAACTTCTGGAATGGCAGACGTTTCCAACTATAATGATGGAAAACGAGGAGGAAAAGTACGTATTCGAGCTAGAATTGGACAACAAGATAAAAACACTTTAGTTATTAATGAAATTCCTTATGGAACCACTACATCAAGTTTAATAGACTCTATCTTAAAAGCCAATGATAAAGGTAAAATAAAAATAAAAAAAATAGAAGACAATACAGCTGCCAATGTTGAAATATTAATTCATTTACCTTCAGGAGTATCTCCTGATAAAATGATTGATGCTCTTTATGCTTTCACTGATTGTGAGGTTTCCATTTCACCGCTGTGTTGTGTAATTGATAATAACAAACCGATATTTGTAGGTGTTTCAGAAATTTTAAAACGGAATACGGATAATACTGTTCAGCTTTTAAAACAAGAACTTGAAATTGCTTTAAACGAATACCAAGAACAATGGCACTTTGCCTCATTAGAACGTATTTTTATAGAAAAAAGAATTTACCGAGATATCGAAGAAGAAGAAACTTGGGAAGGTGTTTTAAAAGCTATTGACACAGGACTTAAACCTCATATAAAACATTTAGTACGTGATGTTACCGAAGAAGATATCACACGTTTAACTGAAATTCGAATCAAACGTATTTCAAAATTTGATTTAGACAAAGCTCAACAACATATTCAATCATTAGAAGAAAAAATAGCTGCTGTAAAAAATAATCTGGAAAATTTAATTGATTATGCCATTGATTATTTTAAAACTATAAAAGCCAAATACGGAAAAGAAAAAGAACGTAAAACAGAACTTCGAATTTTTGACGAAATTCAAAAAACAAAAGTAGCTATTGCCAATACAAAATTCTATGTCAATCGTGAAGAAGGTTTCATTGGGACTTCTTTAAGACGTGATGAATTTCTTTTTGAATGCTCTGATATTGACAATATTATTATTTTCAGAAAAGATGGTACCATGATGGTCACCAAAGTTGATACCAAAACTTTCGTTGGTAAAGGAATTATTCATGTAGCTGTCTGGAAGAAAAAAGACAAACGAACTGTATACAATTTAATTTATCGAGATGGAAAAATTGGCTACAATTACATGAAACGTTTTTCCGTTACTTCCATTACCCGAGACAAAGAATATAATCTAACCCAAGGTAATAAAGGTTCTCAAATTTTATATTTTACTGCTAACCCAAATGGTGAAGCCGAAATTGTAACCGTTTATCTTAAAGCATTACAAAAAGTAAAAAAACTTCGTTTTGATATTGATTTTACAGAACTAGCAATCAAAGGACAAGGTGTAAAAGGGAATCTAGTATCAAAATATCCTATTAAAAAAGTCGAATTAAAAGAAGCTGGAATTTCTACACTTGCCGCTCGAAAAATATGGTTTGACGATACCGTTAGACGCTTAAATGTTGATCAAAGAGGAGAATTTTTAGGAGAATTTCAAGCAAACGATAAAATCCTAACCATCAACCAAAGTGGTGTAGCCAAATTAATTAGCTTTGATTTAGGAAACCATTTTGAAGATGATATGCTCATTATTGAAAAATGGAACCCTAAAAAACCTGTTTCTTGTGTGTATTATGATGCAGAAAAAGAACGCTATTACATTAAACGCTTTTTATTAGACGATACCCCTAATCCTCAACCTTTCTTTTTCTTAGAAGATTCTAAATCTTTTATCGAATTAATCCTAACCGATTACATTCCTATAATTGAAATCGTTTATAGAAAAGAACGAGGAAAAGAGCAAGAAACAGAACAAGTCAATGTCTCTGAATTTATTACCGTAAAAGGCATCAAAGCTCAAGGAAATACTTTAACAACAGGTACTGTGAATCAAATTAATGCACTTGACCCTTTACCTTACACAGAAGAAGTTTCCAATGAAGCATCACATGATTCACAAACTGAATTAAACTTTTAA
- the parE gene encoding DNA topoisomerase 4 subunit (Topoisomerase IV is essential for chromosome segregation. It relaxes supercoiled DNA. Performs the decatenation events required during the replication of a circular DNA molecule (By similarity); Belongs to the type II topoisomerase family; Contains 1 Toprim domain.; KEGG: chz:CHSO_3012 topoisomerase IV subunit B; Other isomerases) yields MSKQQNTYTEDNIRSLDWKEHIRLRPGMYIGKLGDGSAPDDGIYILLKEVIDNSIDEFVMGSGKTIEVTIKDQTVTIRDYGRGIPLGKMIDAVSKMNTGGKYDSKAFKKSVGLNGVGTKAVNALSHYFKVQAIREGQTKIAEFSQGTLTHDEEIASSSLRNGTKISFTPDSEIFNNFQFRNEYIVKMLKNYTYLNPGLTIVYNGEKYKSQNGLKDLLEDTIDEQIIYPIIHQKDEDIEIALTHSGKSYSEQYYSFVNGQHTTQGGTHQAAFREALVKTVREFYNKNFDASDIRKSVIGAISIKVMEPVFESQTKTKLGSTDMGGNLPTVRTFINDFIKTKLDNYLHKNPETAERLLKKILQAEKERKELSGIRKIAKERAKKANLHNKKLRDCRQHYNNQKNVRNLESSIFITEGDSASGSITKSRDVETQAVFSLRGKPLNSYGLTKKVVYENEEFNLLQAALNIEDGLDDLRYNNVIIATDADVDGMHIRLLIITFFLQFFPELIKEGHLYILQTPLFRVRNKKETRYCYTEEERLKALDELGKNPEITRFKGLGEISPDEFKHFIGKDIRLDPVMIGKHTSIEEMLTFYMGKNTPKRQEFIIENLKIEKDLLET; encoded by the coding sequence ATGAGTAAGCAGCAAAACACATATACTGAAGACAATATCCGATCATTAGATTGGAAAGAGCATATTCGATTACGTCCAGGGATGTATATCGGGAAATTAGGTGATGGATCAGCTCCTGACGATGGAATTTACATTCTTTTAAAAGAAGTTATTGACAACTCCATTGATGAATTTGTAATGGGATCTGGAAAAACAATAGAAGTTACCATAAAAGATCAAACCGTTACCATTCGCGATTATGGACGAGGAATTCCGTTAGGAAAAATGATCGATGCTGTTTCTAAAATGAATACAGGAGGTAAATATGACTCAAAAGCCTTTAAAAAATCAGTTGGATTAAATGGTGTTGGTACTAAAGCAGTAAATGCACTTTCTCATTATTTTAAAGTTCAAGCTATTCGAGAAGGGCAAACAAAAATTGCTGAATTCTCACAGGGAACCTTAACCCATGACGAAGAAATTGCTTCTTCTTCATTAAGAAATGGAACTAAAATTAGTTTTACCCCTGACAGCGAAATCTTTAATAATTTTCAATTTCGTAACGAGTATATCGTTAAAATGTTGAAAAATTATACCTATTTAAACCCTGGATTAACTATTGTTTATAATGGGGAAAAATATAAATCTCAAAATGGTTTAAAAGATCTTTTAGAAGATACGATAGATGAACAAATTATCTACCCTATTATTCATCAAAAAGATGAAGATATTGAAATTGCTTTAACCCATAGTGGAAAATCATATAGTGAACAATATTATTCCTTTGTAAACGGACAACATACTACTCAAGGAGGAACGCACCAAGCTGCTTTTCGTGAAGCTCTGGTAAAAACTGTTCGAGAGTTTTATAATAAAAACTTTGATGCTTCTGACATACGAAAATCCGTTATTGGAGCTATTAGTATTAAAGTAATGGAACCTGTTTTTGAATCGCAAACTAAAACAAAATTAGGTTCAACAGATATGGGAGGAAATTTACCTACCGTACGTACTTTCATCAATGATTTTATCAAAACAAAACTTGATAATTACTTACATAAAAACCCCGAAACAGCTGAACGACTACTTAAAAAGATCCTTCAGGCAGAAAAAGAACGTAAAGAATTATCTGGGATACGTAAAATTGCCAAAGAACGAGCTAAAAAAGCCAACTTACATAATAAGAAATTACGTGATTGTAGACAACATTATAACAATCAAAAAAATGTACGTAATCTAGAATCTTCTATTTTTATCACCGAAGGTGATTCAGCAAGTGGATCCATTACAAAATCACGAGATGTTGAAACCCAGGCTGTTTTCAGTTTAAGAGGTAAACCTTTAAATTCTTATGGTCTAACTAAAAAGGTAGTGTATGAGAATGAAGAATTCAACCTCTTACAAGCTGCATTAAACATTGAAGATGGTTTAGATGATTTACGTTATAATAATGTCATCATTGCAACCGATGCCGATGTAGACGGTATGCATATCCGTTTATTAATCATTACTTTCTTTTTACAATTCTTTCCTGAATTAATAAAGGAAGGACATTTATACATACTACAAACCCCTCTTTTCAGAGTTCGCAATAAAAAAGAAACACGTTACTGCTACACCGAAGAAGAACGTTTAAAAGCCCTTGATGAATTAGGCAAAAATCCAGAAATCACTCGATTTAAAGGGTTAGGAGAAATATCACCTGATGAATTCAAGCACTTCATAGGAAAAGACATTCGTTTAGATCCTGTCATGATAGGAAAACATACTTCTATCGAAGAAATGCTAACTTTTTATATGGGGAAAAACACACCTAAACGCCAAGAATTTATTATTGAAAATCTAAAAATAGAAAAAGACTTACTTGAAACATGA
- a CDS encoding glutamate synthase (ferredoxin) (Forms L-glutamate from L-glutamine and 2-oxoglutarate. Represents an alternative pathway to L-glutamate dehydrogenase for the biosynthesis of L-glutamate. Participates with glutamine synthetase in ammonia assimilation processes. The enzyme is specific for NADH, L-glutamine and 2-oxoglutarate; Belongs to the glutamate synthase family; Contains 1 glutamine amidotransferase type-2 domain.; KEGG: rrs:RoseRS_2985 glutamate synthase (ferredoxin)) codes for MRELKQQGLYLPEFEHDNCGAGFICSLNGERTNDIIHKALEILEKLEHRGAVSADGKTGDGAGILIEIPHEYFSRVCEFELPSKGDYAVGMTFLPKKENQRQYCIQLFEENLAQQNLKIIGWRTVPIQQNIIGKIAQETEPFIQQVFVTKGKLTEQEFKTKLFIARKKTEHQIYQSKLSQKNYFYLPSFSNTTIIYKGLLIPEDIKLYYKDLQEEDVITRLALVHQRFSTNTFPTWDLAQPFRQMCHNGEINTLRGNVSRMRAREELLKSDSIEEDIKEILPTILNGKSDSASMDMVLELLLITGRSLPEAMMMLVPEAWEKHQSMSTTKKAFYEYNACIMEPWDGPASIPFTDGNYIGALLDRNGLRPSRYTVTKSGYVIMSSETGVIELEPENIEYHGRLEPGKMFLVDMNEGRIVNDEEIKEQIASKYPYQKWLKENTVHLTDIPYTQCIIPNEKTDLQIRKKVFGYTYEEITKIIAPMASLGKEPIGSMGTDTPLAVFSHKPQLLYNYFKQLFAQVTNPPLDGIREELITDLSLGLGTDYNLFEITENHCKKLRINNPIISKYDLEKIKTYDNLDFKSTTIPILYEVKEGLNGLEEALDTLINQVEKAVEENNTIIVLSDRGTTKNLAPIPALLACSLVHHNLQRRGKRSRFSIIMESAEPREVHQFALLFGYGASAINPYMVNEIIEERVDMNTVKLDSEKAIENYNKAIGKGVVKIMNKIGISTLNSYRGAQIFEALGLNKKFITKYFPYTPTRIEGIGLYEIEKELYKRHKEAFEEHQNGNLNLEIGGDYRWRRNGEKHLFNPLTIAKLQQAVRQNEPQSYAEYSKLINDQSKQTMTIRGLLEFANHDPISIDEVEPWTEIVKRFKTGAMSYGSISQEAHETLAIAMNRLGGKSNSGEGGENPQRFYKDQSGDWRNSAIKQVASGRFGVSSNYLTSAQEIQIKMAQGAKPGEGGHLPGEKVYPWVAECRNSTPYVGLISPPPHHDIYSIEDLSQLIYDLKSANREARINVKLVSEVGVGTVAAGVAKAKADVVLISGYDGGTGASPLTSLRHAGLPWELGIAEAQQTLVMNDLRNRIVVECDGQLKTGRDVAIACLLGAEEFGFATAPLVATGCVMMRACHLNTCPVGIATQNPELRKKFKGKPEHVVNFMYYVAQELREIMAQLGFRTINEMVGQVQKLDTTQAINHYKLEGIDLSPILHQPQVPEGTALYNTTTQDHELEKHIDFDIIAKAHPAIFRKEKTYLDFSINNMNRSVGAIVSNEISKIYAKEGLPEDTLNIHFTGSAGQSFGAFSTKGLTLQIEGNANDYIGKGLSGAKIIVKVPQKSSIISHENIIVGNVALYGATDGEAYFNGVAGERFCVRNSGAKAVVEGIGDHGCEYMTGGIAVILGKTGRNFAAGMSGGIAFVYDPDQQFKQNCNMETIDFEEIILEEDRNQLHSLIKKHAQYTGSSLAKDILAQWTIALTHFVKVMPTEYKQALERIKQEQLISKTA; via the coding sequence ATGAGAGAATTAAAACAACAAGGACTTTACTTACCTGAATTTGAACACGACAATTGTGGAGCTGGTTTTATTTGTAGCCTGAATGGTGAAAGAACCAATGATATTATCCATAAAGCGTTAGAAATTCTTGAAAAACTAGAACATCGAGGAGCTGTTAGTGCAGATGGAAAAACAGGAGATGGAGCTGGAATCTTAATTGAAATTCCTCATGAATATTTTTCTCGAGTTTGTGAATTTGAACTACCTTCTAAAGGTGATTATGCTGTTGGAATGACTTTTTTACCTAAAAAAGAAAACCAGCGTCAATATTGTATTCAATTATTTGAAGAGAACTTAGCGCAGCAAAATTTAAAAATTATCGGTTGGCGCACCGTTCCGATTCAACAAAATATAATTGGTAAAATTGCCCAAGAAACAGAGCCATTTATTCAACAAGTTTTTGTTACCAAAGGAAAACTAACAGAGCAGGAATTTAAAACCAAACTTTTTATAGCCCGAAAAAAAACAGAGCATCAAATTTACCAATCAAAACTCTCTCAAAAAAACTACTTCTACCTTCCTAGCTTCTCCAATACCACTATTATTTATAAAGGATTACTTATCCCAGAAGATATCAAGCTATATTATAAAGATTTACAAGAAGAAGACGTGATTACGCGTCTTGCTCTTGTACATCAACGGTTTTCAACCAATACCTTTCCTACTTGGGATTTAGCTCAACCCTTTAGACAAATGTGCCATAATGGAGAAATCAATACCTTAAGAGGAAATGTAAGTAGAATGCGAGCCCGTGAAGAGTTATTAAAAAGTGATTCAATTGAAGAAGATATAAAAGAGATATTACCTACCATCTTAAACGGTAAATCAGATTCTGCTTCCATGGATATGGTATTAGAATTATTATTAATTACCGGACGCTCCTTACCCGAGGCCATGATGATGCTCGTGCCTGAAGCTTGGGAAAAACATCAATCCATGAGTACTACTAAAAAAGCTTTTTATGAATACAACGCTTGTATTATGGAACCATGGGATGGCCCTGCCTCTATTCCTTTTACTGATGGAAATTATATTGGGGCTTTATTAGATCGTAATGGGTTACGTCCTTCTCGTTATACGGTTACAAAATCAGGTTACGTGATTATGTCTTCTGAAACAGGGGTCATTGAATTAGAACCTGAAAATATTGAATACCACGGTCGTTTAGAACCTGGAAAAATGTTTTTAGTTGATATGAATGAAGGACGTATTGTAAATGATGAAGAAATTAAAGAACAAATTGCCTCTAAATATCCTTATCAAAAATGGTTAAAAGAAAATACAGTTCATTTAACCGATATACCCTATACACAATGTATTATCCCAAATGAAAAAACCGATTTACAAATTCGTAAAAAGGTTTTTGGCTACACCTACGAAGAAATAACCAAAATTATTGCACCAATGGCTTCTCTTGGGAAAGAACCTATTGGATCAATGGGAACCGACACACCTCTTGCCGTTTTCTCTCATAAACCTCAATTGTTGTATAATTACTTTAAACAACTATTTGCCCAGGTAACTAACCCTCCATTAGATGGAATTCGAGAAGAACTGATTACTGATCTAAGTCTTGGATTAGGTACTGACTACAATTTATTTGAAATTACGGAAAACCATTGTAAAAAATTACGAATTAACAATCCTATTATTTCAAAATATGATTTAGAGAAAATTAAAACCTATGATAATCTTGATTTTAAAAGTACTACCATACCCATTCTTTACGAAGTAAAAGAAGGATTAAACGGTTTAGAAGAAGCACTAGATACCTTAATTAATCAAGTAGAAAAAGCGGTAGAAGAAAATAATACCATCATTGTGTTATCTGATCGAGGAACTACAAAAAATTTAGCTCCTATTCCTGCCTTATTAGCATGCTCATTGGTACATCATAATTTACAACGAAGAGGAAAAAGGTCACGTTTTTCTATTATTATGGAATCAGCAGAGCCTCGTGAAGTACATCAATTTGCTTTATTATTTGGATACGGTGCTAGTGCCATCAATCCTTATATGGTCAATGAAATCATTGAAGAACGAGTCGATATGAATACCGTGAAACTTGATTCTGAAAAAGCTATTGAAAATTATAACAAAGCTATTGGAAAAGGTGTTGTAAAAATCATGAACAAAATTGGTATTTCAACCCTTAATTCTTACAGAGGTGCACAAATTTTTGAAGCTTTAGGTTTAAATAAGAAATTCATTACTAAATATTTCCCTTACACTCCTACACGTATTGAAGGAATTGGATTATACGAAATTGAAAAAGAACTCTATAAACGTCATAAAGAAGCTTTTGAAGAACATCAAAATGGAAATCTGAACTTAGAAATAGGGGGTGATTATCGTTGGAGACGAAATGGTGAAAAACATTTATTCAACCCCTTAACCATAGCCAAATTACAACAAGCCGTTCGTCAAAATGAACCACAATCTTATGCTGAATATTCAAAGTTAATTAACGATCAAAGTAAACAAACGATGACCATTCGTGGTCTATTAGAGTTTGCCAATCATGACCCTATTTCAATTGATGAAGTAGAACCATGGACTGAAATTGTTAAACGTTTTAAAACAGGTGCCATGTCATATGGTTCCATCAGCCAAGAAGCCCATGAAACCTTAGCTATTGCAATGAACCGTTTAGGTGGAAAAAGCAATTCAGGAGAAGGAGGAGAAAATCCTCAACGTTTTTACAAAGACCAAAGTGGTGACTGGAGAAACAGTGCCATCAAACAAGTAGCTTCAGGACGTTTTGGAGTTTCTTCAAACTATTTAACCAGTGCACAAGAAATTCAAATCAAAATGGCACAAGGAGCTAAACCAGGTGAAGGAGGACATCTTCCAGGTGAAAAAGTATATCCTTGGGTAGCAGAATGTCGAAATTCAACTCCTTATGTGGGTTTAATTTCACCTCCTCCACATCATGACATTTATTCAATTGAAGATTTATCACAACTGATTTACGATTTAAAATCAGCTAACCGAGAAGCTAGAATTAATGTTAAACTAGTTTCAGAAGTAGGTGTTGGAACCGTTGCTGCTGGAGTGGCTAAAGCCAAGGCCGATGTAGTCTTAATTTCAGGTTATGATGGTGGAACAGGTGCTTCACCCCTTACCTCTTTACGCCATGCAGGTCTTCCTTGGGAATTAGGAATCGCTGAAGCTCAACAAACCTTAGTCATGAATGATCTTCGAAACCGTATTGTTGTTGAGTGTGATGGTCAATTAAAAACTGGACGTGATGTAGCCATTGCCTGCCTTTTAGGGGCTGAAGAATTTGGTTTTGCTACTGCACCACTGGTTGCTACTGGTTGTGTGATGATGCGTGCATGCCATTTAAATACATGCCCCGTTGGAATTGCAACTCAAAATCCTGAATTACGTAAAAAGTTTAAAGGGAAGCCAGAACATGTTGTAAACTTTATGTACTATGTTGCTCAAGAATTACGTGAAATTATGGCTCAATTAGGATTTAGAACAATCAATGAAATGGTAGGACAAGTTCAAAAATTAGATACTACTCAAGCCATTAATCATTATAAATTAGAAGGAATTGACCTATCTCCTATTTTACACCAACCCCAAGTTCCAGAAGGAACTGCTTTATACAATACTACCACTCAAGATCATGAGTTAGAAAAACACATTGATTTTGATATTATTGCAAAGGCACATCCCGCTATCTTTAGAAAAGAAAAAACATATTTAGATTTTAGCATTAACAATATGAATCGTTCCGTAGGTGCTATTGTAAGTAATGAAATCTCTAAAATATATGCTAAAGAAGGCTTACCTGAAGATACCTTAAATATTCACTTTACAGGTTCTGCAGGGCAAAGTTTCGGTGCTTTTTCTACCAAGGGATTGACCTTACAAATTGAAGGAAATGCAAATGATTATATTGGAAAAGGATTATCTGGAGCCAAAATTATTGTGAAAGTTCCTCAAAAATCTTCAATTATTTCTCATGAAAATATAATTGTCGGGAATGTAGCCTTATATGGTGCTACTGATGGAGAAGCTTATTTTAATGGAGTGGCTGGTGAACGATTCTGTGTTCGTAACTCTGGAGCAAAAGCTGTTGTAGAAGGAATAGGTGATCACGGATGTGAATACATGACAGGTGGAATTGCTGTGATACTCGGTAAAACAGGACGTAATTTTGCTGCCGGAATGAGTGGAGGAATTGCTTTTGTGTATGATCCTGATCAACAATTTAAACAAAATTGTAATATGGAAACTATTGATTTTGAAGAAATTATTTTAGAGGAGGATCGAAACCAATTACATAGTTTAATCAAAAAACATGCACAATACACAGGAAGTTCCTTAGCCAAAGACATCTTAGCTCAATGGACGATTGCCTTAACTCACTTTGTAAAAGTAATGCCTACAGAATACAAACAGGCATTAGAACGTATTAAACAAGAACAATTAATCTCTAAAACAGCTTAA